The Oncorhynchus clarkii lewisi isolate Uvic-CL-2024 chromosome 20, UVic_Ocla_1.0, whole genome shotgun sequence nucleotide sequence ccCTAAACACAAGTAGAAATATTAGCAACATCAAATAAACCTAGTAGTTATTGTGAAAGGAGACTAAACATTTATTTCATTATCCAAGTATCAGTTCACAGTCAGCATGTTGCCTGGTTACAACAACAATATTATTGCATATTTGATTATTGTATggttattattactactattacctGTTAGCTGATTGCAGTAATGGATAACAGTTTAAAGTTTGCAGTTGCACAACAAAGCTCATGTTGTAATCACCTATGTAAATATGTTTGCAGTCACACTTTTGAATACAATTATTAAACATTGTTTTTATTCTAATGTATTGTCCACTGATGTGTTCTACATCATCAAGGTAACAACTGATGATTAAGAATGATAGGATAGTCAtttgaagtaaaaaaataaaataataataattctggtGCTCCTACATTTTGTCTGGTGCTCCTACATTTTGTCTGGTGCTCCTACATTTTGTCTGGTGCTCCTACATTTTGTCTGGTGCTCCTACATTTTGTCTCGTGCTCCTAAATTTTGTCTGGTGCTCCTAAATTGTGTCTGGTGCTCCTACATTTTGCCTGGTGCCCCTTACTTTCTGAAATTAGGAGCACCAGTGCTACCAATAAAAATAGGTCATTTAGAGCCCTGCCTATACCTCAGGTGTGCAATCCAATCGTTGCAGCGGGCTCAACCTGCCCGTTTCTTTTCAGACAGCTGAACGAGCTAATTGAGTTATTTAGAACACACAGCGCTTCGCACTGTCTGACTGACATGAGAGTGATGCGCGCTGGCATCTGGAAAGGCCTTTTTTATGATCGCATGAATCATAATCGTATTCGGAAAATTCTCAATATCCGTTACTATACTCGTTTTGTCCAAATACACAGCACACCCCTAGTTCTGAGGTCGATAGACACTGTGCGAACAAGAGGAGAACAAGGGTATCTTTTCATGAGGCGTATCGCtaaacatgctgaccacaccgctcgtgtTACGTGGGCTCCCGctcgcgttgcaaaataaatgtacacctACATGTTATTccatcatttcatccaaactgtTCGCGAGTGTCAATgagcgtctgcgtagccaggcacTAAAGTAGAACTTCCTTCTATTTTTCAAGCTTGAcgcactgcaagtcctgcctctcccatctcattgGTTATTTAGAAGCATTTGTGgatgattgaaagatgaactgaggtccacactccagtccagttggtggtggtaatgcaccttaaagttggttgccaaccgccatataaggtcaacagaagaagaagaagactgaaggagaagagattactagaaactaactaggtttccccttttatctgtggctTAATTGTCGGAGAAGAGAACACACGAAAaaaggaacataagcatttcaggTAAGTTCGTTTTGATTTTCAACCTGCGTGACCTGTTTGcatctggtgtggatggacaaaataaACATGCTCGCGATGACGGACGCACCTGGTCTAGACAGCATCCACAGCATCTGTTTGATTCCTAATGCAGCAACTTGAGCGAAATGAATGAAAAGTGCCTttcacaagaacacacacacacacacacacacacacacacacacacacacacacacacacacacacacacacacacaacacacacacacaggaacacacacacacaggaacacacacacacacactggaacacacacacacacactggaacacacacacacacaggaatacacacacgcacactggaacacacacacacacaggaatacacacacacacacacacacacacacacacacacacaggaacacacacacacagaggaacacatacatatacaggaacacacacacacaggaacacacacacacacacacgcaagaacacacacacacacacacacacacacacacacacaggaacacacacacacaggaacacacacacacaggacacacacacactggaacacacacacacacacacacacacacacacacacacaacacacacacacacacacacacacacacacacacacacacacacacacacacaggaatacacAAGTACAATAGTGAATTGCCATCAGAGTTAGTAAGAAAAAACAAAGgctttaaaatacatatttttattcAAATAATTCAAGATTCAAGCAAGTCCCTGATAAATGACTGACATAGAGTAGCATATGTAATGTTTTCCTCTCAAATTATATTTACAAGTATGTTTATGATATTGATATTCatagtataatataataaaatGAGTCCATTTAAagttatataataatatattattattatatgaaaTAAGTCTTAACCCTGAGGCAACAAACAAGGAAACTGTGATTTTCTTTGTTAAAAGTTAGCAAGCTAACTAGATTCTAACTTTAGATTTGTACATGTATCTCAAACTTCAGACAAATCACATGAATGGAAGCATTGGGGGGAGGGACAAATAGATATTCCTGGTACAGGAACACATTGTTGGCCAAGCCCAACTCCTTTCAATGTTCAATCTTCGAATATAGAATCCCACTGGATTTTCTCTAcattccattcctctctcctgaGAAACCAGGGCATAGAACCTTCACAGCCCAATGAGAGTTGAGCATTCATCAAGTCCTGACTAGCACCTAATCTGTGGATTTCTCCCCATGTCAATGCATAGATATACATATTTATATTCATATACAACATCGTTTTGAAATAAAACTAGATGCTAGCTTGGAAAGTGCATCTGCTTGGAAATTTAGTGATCGACTAAAGGTAAGTCATTATAGGTAAGTAAAATCTCTGCCACATTTCGTTTTGAAATAACTTCTGATGTAGAAATATTATTTATTCGCTTCTGATCGCTTCCAGGTGGAATTTCTAAAAAGGTGATGTGTCCATACAGACATTGATCTCTTGAAAtatttgacaacaaaaaaagttATCACCTCTGCCTTTAGAGAGACAAAATTAATCTTGGGGTGGGGTGTTGAAAAAAATGTGGCCTCTATCAAATTCAATTAATGGAACACAATCAAGAATGAGATCCCAACCATATTCCCAAACTAGTAAATTCAGCATACCGTGCTCCATTGTGGCCAATGCCTAGGTTTCAGGCCTAGGGCTAGCACTGCAGTCTACATACACACATCTTTCTGATGCAGGCTGTATGTAAACAGAGGCCTGTGTTTATCCattaatcatttaaaaaaatgttttatccacAATATGACTTTGTTATATTTTAATCTTACGACCCCTGTTGGCCAGGAGGGCACTAATACATCATGAGAAACATCTGGGAGTAGCTGCAATCTGAAGAGACTACCAATAGCAATCTTGGTAAAGCCACCTTTACTCTCCTATGTGTTTGGAAGCTCAGGGAACTTTCAACCCATATTACTAAAATCAATGGCAATCGACCAGATCCAGTGAAGGatacctcatctctctcctgctGTTCTCCGATGCATTTTGTTCAATTATTTCTGTGTGTAATGTTTTACAAGAATTTTACAGAACATGAGCGAATCAGATGATGTATTGGTGCCATGTTTCGGTGTATAAATGTGCCAGGTTTGACTGTTCACAGCAATGTGCACGTGCCAGACTTCCCCTCCCCGTCATCACCCCCAGCACACTCTTTCCTGTTGGGGTCGTTCAGCTCGTCAAACAGGTTCGTATCGATCATCTCCTGTTGCCAGGGAATGGCCACGGCTCCCGTGCCAATCTCCTTGAAGAACTTTTCATCGTTGGCGTCGAACACAATGCCCTTAATCTCGGAGAACTCAGCGATGTCGCCAGTGTCCTTGGCATAGACCACGTTGGGCTTGGGCACCCAAGGGGGGTCGATCAAACCAGCTTCCAGACGAGGAAAGTTGATGGACTTGAACCACTCGTGCTTACGggggtcctcacctcctcccctgtGGAGGAAAGTTTGTTGACACATCCGTGTGAGCATCATACTGGCAGGTGaaggctaactagctaactagctaactaagcTAACGTCACAGATAACTCAGCAATAAATACAGTTGAACAAACAAACTTAAATACTGTCTACTGGAAAATTAATTAAACCAGTTGTTTGCAGAGTACATCGGATACTTTTGATACTGCCTTGATCAATTGTAATGTAGGTAGTGTAATTGAAAATGAATGCtattatgctatgctatgctatgctatgctatggtAAGCTACCTGACTTGATAGGGCTGTTTCCCCATAAATGACAACATCAGTAGAGAATAGATCATTGTTCTTGTTGCGTATATTAATGGTAGCCTGGACAGACTGATTCTCTTACTTGCAGCCCAGGCGTTCATCAATATTCTTCTTGAGGAACTCCTGGATGATGGTTTTGGTGGGCGCGTCAAAGTTCTTGTGCTCCCATGGGGGTTCCTCTTTGCAGATGCGACGTtgcacctcctccttctccaccttcTGCTTCCCGGATTCGGGACCCTTGAACGGGGTGTAGGCAGCCACCATCTCGTAAATACTGCATCCCAGCGCCCACCAGTCCACCGATGTCCTGTAGGGAACTTCGTTCAGGATCTCAGGGGCCATGTATGCTCCGGTTCCAGCCTGGGACGgtgtaggggaggcaggaggagagatTCAGGAAGAATTGAAGCAAGATGGAGACAATTAGAGGACAACTCATCATCATACGGTATGTTTGAAACATCAGCTCATTTGGGTAACATGGCTTTAGAAGTGATTTTAACCATCCTTACAGTTCCTTCTCTACtgtatctgtttcctgtttctcaaaAGTCAACATTTCTCTTGACTGATAATGAAGCATGCTGATGCCAGTTATAATGGGTTATCAGAAAGCTGATCCACATGATGAGGATGGAACAGCATGAGTGATATTCTACTTGCCAAGGGTCTGTACCATGAGATATGATTAGAccaaaaaaatactgttttagTGTTAGTTTGGTACATTTTCTACTAGCCTGGTCTAAGACGTACTAGCCTCGGGCTAGCGaagatgagaccaggtgagaccTAGTGAGGATGAGACCAGGAACATAAGGTTATGGGAATGAGGTAAGCTAAGGTCTTAGGAATGActagaaagggacagagagagagggaaagggagaagatGGTTTACATTAAAACAGGACATGGCTATGAACACAGCCATGTGGAACAGGAAGAAGATGGCTACATTAAAACAGGACATGGCTATGAACACAGCCATGTGGAACAGGAAGAAGATGGTTTACATTAAAACAGGACATGGCTATGAACACAGCCATGTGGAACAGGAAGAAGATGGCTTACATTAAAACCGGACATGATTATGAACACAGCCATGTGCTGTTTTATATAAGCCCTCTatttcctgtccctctctctctgcccctctctagTCCTTCCTGTGCTCCTTCCTGACTTCAGCCATAGCGTGGGACAAGTAGCTTAATGCTAatgctaatctctctctctctctcctgtcaagaGTCATGTGCACATCCAGGGTGACGTACCTCTCCTTCTGCTTACATAAAGGATGTCCATCCATGGACTCTAGTGAGCGACCACATGCACCATATACTTactgtaagacacacacacacacacgtgtacatcTATATGTATAATCATGCACAAGTATAGCATTACAAATGTGCTTAGCAATACGTattggagagccctgtggttgtgtaTTCTAGAGGACGACACTACCACAGCACTGCACATCGGACCTATAGCATGAATTCAAGAGCTTTTCACCTGGGTTGACTGGTATCAGGCttctatttaagcaataaggcccgagggggtgtgatatatggccaatataccacggctaagggctattGTTCTTAGGCACCACTCAACGTGGAGTCTCGAGTACCAGGTGTCTATTTAAGTAATAAGGCCAGAggcggtgtggtatatggccaatataccacggctaaaggctgttGTTCTTATGCACAACTCAAAACGGAGTCCCTGGTACCAGGTGTCTATTAGCTTTTATCCTGCATGAGCTAAAGCCAGGTTTCTCCTTGTACACAAAAATGGACATGCCACTCCCATCTTTCAGTTGACTTTTGACCCGCGCTTAATTGCTAACCACATTGAAAACACCTTTCCAAAAGAGGACAGCGATGGACTACTTACTACCTGTGACTGGTCAAATCAAAGCTCTCCAAACACCTGATTGGTCCAGCCATTGGCCAAACAGCTGGGGCAAACTTTGGCCTCTAATTCCTCAACCTTTTTTGTAGATCTAAGGCCTCACTAAATACACTGCATAGTCAAGAAATTGTAAGTAGACCATCAAAATGGTCCAGTTCATTAATACACAGAAACTGTGCCTAAGGTTAACCTGGTTTTGCTAGTCTGATCAGGGGAATGATTTGTGTAATGCCTGCTAAGTAAGAGGCTTAAAAGGGCAAAGCCAGCCAAGCCTATGGGGGGTTAGTCAAGGCTCCCCGGTCTGCCGAGGAGGACCAGAGAAGAGCTCTGGATAATGAGCTTACTGGGCTTCTACAGAGCCTGCATCTTACTCTTCATTGACCCGTAGAGATGCCCCAATCTGTAAAACTCTGTGACAAATCATTTGACTGAAAAGCTAATGGTTTACTGGTTCACAGGATTgataaacatacacacagcaTCTACACACAGCAGAAGTCTTCCTAAGGTGCATTTTTCATCAAGTATCAGTCACCCAGCTAACAACACAATTTGCACAATTAACACAATTAGCCTTGTCCTCCCTGAATGAAATGGTTGGCTTAACCAAGGGAGATGCTTCTAAACTATCAATTTCTCTGGTTCGTTGACTTGCAAACTCCTGTCCTGTGTCTTTGATTGGTCAGATTGGTTTTGATGACCTCATGTTTTTGGTATCCTGGTTGTGCAAACAGACACCCCACGTAGAGACCTTGTAATATACCATTCTATAGTCTCAAGAGGCTACATAAATCTTGCCTATCTTTATATTGCTCAAAGGTGCTGTACCCCTGAGTTTACTCAGTATCCAAGGAGTTTAGGGGTTGGACATAATAATCCCTTTTTCACGGAAGAGATCAGGAGGACACCCCTGACACACCAAATTCAACCCCCAACTCTACTTACAATGCCCCCAAAATGGTCTGTCCTATAGTTGTCTGGGATATAATAACCACCCACTAAGGATAACATCGGTTATACCAAGGATGGGCAACTGACAATGtccaaataaatatttattttaaatggGGGTGGGGATTCAGGCGGTAGTTAGGATAGTAGAATACACTAAATTAAATGTTGACATGTGGTTTGTGCATCAGCAGGTTTTctattgttatgtcagtcactgatagtcactcaattagcGTATGTCAGCAAAACATTTTTAGATTGGTGAATTAGTCTAGACAGCTatcttgtagtaatcatggtcaaattaccatcTGGGGGGTGGCAcccattgattttgtttgtcACCCTCAGAGTTATTagtggaattgcaggaaattagctataaaactgcaaatgtttctctctgggccatggcaaaatgagtagaaatgcatgaaatgtgttataaaattGGTAAAACTTCTCtatgcctcatggcaaaatgtgtaaaattacATGATTTGTTTTATTCTCTCCTCTGTCAAGAGGGGGGgggctaaaatgttttgctcgcaaGGTGAGGAgggccccccccaaaaaaatgtaacttagggcccccaaaaggctagggccggctctgactgcatgtgtagGTACTGATGTGGGTAGCAGACCTAcaagcccctcatgatgagttcagatttctCGTCGTCCCCACACcaatcaaagttgcccatccctggtgtagatcaatgatttatatatacactagatgacttaGAGGGGCACTGTTTTGAAGACACCGTGTCTCCATCTTGCGCAGCCCCGGGTTATATAATGGAGGCAGAGACTCCTCTTGGACAGATCCTGAACGATCCAGTAATCCCTCCAGATTTACAGCAAAAgcttcagagacagagagagggtccagagaatatatatatatgagactCTGAGGTCAAAAGTcatcaaccctaaccatagccccATCATCTAATAGGCAAGGATAGGACAATACCATGTCATAAACTCATCCACTCCCTCCCATGTTAAGTTACTCCTCATTTTTTTTGTGAGACATAGCACGTCGCTTCTGATCCCATATAAAACCCTTCAGCCTGGCTTTTGACCTAAAGCTGTTACTGACACATCATTGTCAATTCACCAGAAAATGCATTAGAAGCCACAGGCACTTTTAATCATCCAAATTGTCACACTATAATGAAAAGGTAAATTCTGGAAGCTTGCTATCAGATCGCAACCATAAAGGAACCTTATTGCCTTCATTgtcatgacatcatcatcatttcTTCATACTCATTCTCCGCCATCCTGACTTTCGACTTTCGATAGTTTCCCAAAGCCACAGTCAACTACAAGTTTTTGAAAATCCAACTTCAACAGGCTTACCTTCTGGCAGATGGTCTTTCCAGCAGGTAGCTCCACGGCCAGACCCAGATCAGAGAGTCGGCACTGGCCAAAGCTGTCCAGCAGCACGTTCTCGGGCTTCATGTCACGATATATGATATCCATTTCATGCAGATGAAGAATGCCTGTGCAGATCTGCGCTGTGTAGTAGATGATGCGTGCCATCTCAATACCCTTGGTCTTCTCACTAACGTAATAGATGTGGTACCTGAGGTCACCGCCGTTCATCAGGGTCATGACAAGGCACAGGTGGGTCTTGGTGTCATAGGCGTAGGCCAGGTTAACAAGAAACAGGCTGTTGACCTTTTCCAGGATCTGCTTCTCCAGCAGGGCCATCTTCTCACCATGTTTCTTCTTCAGGCGCTTCTTGCACAGCTTCTTGCAGGCGTACATCTGGCCTGTGTTCTTCACCTGTACGGCACATACCTGGACAGAGGGAGACCGTGGGTTAAAAGGACTCTTGAATACCTCAGCAGTACCCTAAGGGCTGGATAAATGGCACCTTGTGACACTCAGATTTGATACTGACACATGACGCTTGAACAGGGAGACATTTGGAGTTTCCATTGAGAATTCTCTCATCTTGTAGAACAACTTGATAATGATACAAGCTTGAAAGTATGCATAGAGTAGTAGCGAGTGATGAAACTGATTCTGTACTTTAGGAATTAAGAACTGTGGGTCATCTCTTGTGGGGGATTAACGAGAGATTAGCTCTTTGCAAGTTAACTGAGGTGTACTTTGTACTGATAGACGCTGCATCAGTGAAACTATGGGAACGACTATATGGGATTAGTAATTGATTCTGTACATAATTCTTTATTTTGTGAATTGTCCTGTTGCCACATGTGTTTTACATTCATTAAAGAGATAATATTGCAGATACATATTACTGACACGTAGTCATTTTGGCAGTGTTGCAAAGACATGATGCTGCTGTATTGGTTTCTGCATGCTTACCTCTCCGAAACCTCCCTTACCCAGAGTTCTGAACTCATAAAAGGTTTTATCACTGATGGGCTGCTTCTCGTACTCCTTCCACTGCAGGAATTTGTCAAAGAAGGGGCTAGTTTGGTAGTCCGTGAAGGGCTTGTCTTTCAGAAACTCCCGTGTGGCTTCCTTCACCTTGACATTCATCACTTCGTCAAAGTCATTGTCCGTCACTGCCTTACACTTGTCGGCTACCTCCCCAGTGAGGTAGGTCAGAAAGTTATTGGAATCGGCCTTGCAAAACTTTTTCATCATGTTCGCCCTCTGCTTATCCTTGTCAGCACCTTCCGCCAGATCCCAGTCATTCAGCTCGTCCAGGTACTCAGCGGCATTGATGTACTCTGGGGTAGCAGTCAGGAACTGCCGGAAGAACTTCTTGCCGATTGGCTGCCTCTCACAGAGCGACTCAAAGTTCTTATCAATGGTAGTCCGGATGGTGGCACACTGCTCGGCCAGGGGCAGTGACAAACTCCGACGACGCTTTTTCATCTCCTTGTCGTCGCCACCCTGGGCTTTCAGGTAGGCCGTGTTGGCCACCAGGTTATCCAATCCCCCCATGTCACACATCTTGATGGCTTAGTCTGGTCTATCCCCCCTACGTGACTGGGTTCTTCAGCAGTTCCTTAGGATCCCTTGCTCTGTGCAGTGTGTTTTCtgagtgtgcgtgtctgtgttaGTGTGCAACTCGCTCCAAAGACTGGATGCGAATGAGCGGCAACAACACACGTACCTGCAGACCTAAGACACACCCAGTAATTACTCCTTTAGAATTAAATACCTGGGAGGGATTTTGGCTTAAGGATCTTTGTGTTGTCTATTCGCAGATGCTGTTCACAGAAAGGGTAAGAAGAAGGTTCTCTCCTAAGAGGCTTTATGGTTCACTATATTTGGCCCGGTGTCGGCCTGTGACTATTGGAGGAGCATTGGGTTCTGTTGACTAAACACTTAGGTTGAGAtgatgaggagagaagaggatctGTCTGCACATACTCATACAACACATATACTCATACAACACATTTACTCATACAACACATGTACTCACTCAAACATACCCTCATACCTTTTGTTTTCATTATTACAAACCCCAAATTATTGAAAACAATTAAATCTACAATTCCCATCTACTATGAAGTCCTAGA carries:
- the LOC139377230 gene encoding rhodopsin kinase grk7a-like; its protein translation is MCDMGGLDNLVANTAYLKAQGGDDKEMKKRRRSLSLPLAEQCATIRTTIDKNFESLCERQPIGKKFFRQFLTATPEYINAAEYLDELNDWDLAEGADKDKQRANMMKKFCKADSNNFLTYLTGEVADKCKAVTDNDFDEVMNVKVKEATREFLKDKPFTDYQTSPFFDKFLQWKEYEKQPISDKTFYEFRTLGKGGFGEVCAVQVKNTGQMYACKKLCKKRLKKKHGEKMALLEKQILEKVNSLFLVNLAYAYDTKTHLCLVMTLMNGGDLRYHIYYVSEKTKGIEMARIIYYTAQICTGILHLHEMDIIYRDMKPENVLLDSFGQCRLSDLGLAVELPAGKTICQKAGTGAYMAPEILNEVPYRTSVDWWALGCSIYEMVAAYTPFKGPESGKQKVEKEEVQRRICKEEPPWEHKNFDAPTKTIIQEFLKKNIDERLGCKGGGEDPRKHEWFKSINFPRLEAGLIDPPWVPKPNVVYAKDTGDIAEFSEIKGIVFDANDEKFFKEIGTGAVAIPWQQEMIDTNLFDELNDPNRKECAGGDDGEGKSGTCTLL